CCGTGTATTCCGCCTGACGAATGAGCCCCGTGCGCATCATGATGGTCTGGAAGCACTGCCGCTCGATGGCCCACAGATTGCATTCGCTGATGGCCGTAATCGTGGCAGTCCTCTGGCAATTGTACAGGATCGCCAGCTCCCCAAGGACCTTCGCTCCGGAGAGGGTCGAGAGGTATTTGCCCTCGCGTGAGACCTCCACGCGTCCATCTGGAAAGGGAGATTGGAGATGTAAAATTGTTAGAAgaataaaagaaaataatcTATCCCATTCTTAAGATTAATATATCCCCAATAGATCCCCGCAATCATTACTTTATGTACCCCAAAATGATCGTCTGTGCATCTGTGATCTTCCTGTAACTGCAACTGTTACCCTTACCCTTCGCTGGTTCCTCCTCTTGCCCGGCACTCGACTGCTCCTTGAGATTCCCTGTGCGACGACGACGTGCATATGTGTGAACGGGAACGATGAGACGAGGTCGGGGTATGCAGAAACCCTCCCCATTGAGATCCTTGGAGCTGCCATTGCTTGAGGCAGTGGGTGAGATTTGTCGCGGCTCCGCCACCCTCGGACGAGGCTGTTCCTCCTGAACCTGGAGTCCCTGCAGAGCCTGCTCCAGGCTGTGCCTCCGCACTGCCGATGGATCTGTGGATCGGGCTGCCGCTCGACAGAAGGAGGTGGAGTGATGGGGCATGCGAATGGTGGCATAGCGCTGGACACTGGTCTGTGATCTGCTCAGGGGCTTGGCGACACGTTGTGGCACTGATGGCTGCTCCTTCGGGGCACGTAGCTGCGGCACTGGCTGCTCCTTGAAGGTACGTTGTGCTGGCAATGGCTGCTGATTCTTGGAGGCACGTATAGGCGGCTCTGGTGGCGGCTCTCTAGGAGGTTGCATCAGCCGCGGCGCAGGCTCTCTGTGGGGCTGCATTGCTCGCGGAGCAGGCTGCATGCcacgctgcggctgctggcaTATCACCACCTGCTCTGCAGGATCCCTTACATCCTCCGCAGCGGAGGAGAACGTAGAGTACGCGGAGGAACTACTGttgctggctgtggctgcagCTTTTGCCTGCTTTCGTGGCGATCTCATCGTAGCATAGCTCGGAGGCATGGCCATGGTCTGGGATCGTCGCAGCGAAGGTGGTTTCACCGACAATTGCTGCCGTGGGCGTGGCACACGCGGCCGCTCTGTGGGATCGAGGACATAATGATTGACAGCAGGTTCTTCTACGTGTTCCGGGATCTTTTGCTTGGGATTGGGACCGGGTTCGGGACCCTCCTCCTTTTGAGGCTCCTCTTCCTGATCCTGATCCTCTGTCACCCAATTGTTCTccaattgttgctgctggtgatgctgCAGCGCCGATGGTCGATAGCCATTCAGCTCCTTGATGCTCACAATCCTCCGTCTGTCCCTTGACTGCTGTTCCAATTTCCGGATATTCTCCAGAGTCATTTGGTATTTGCTCAACGCTGAGATTCCATCCAGGAGAAAGCTGGTACCCGCACTGCTTCCCTGTCGACTGAGGGTCGTTGTgcctcctccacctccacctggGGGATGgtgtggaagtggaagtggtgCCGCTGCCTGCAACCAATTGGCTTCATAGATGGCACCCATGGCACTGCTGCCCTCCAGCGAGAGGCTGGCATCCACGGCTTTTCCCGGATAATGTTTGATTTTCATTACGAAACGCCTTACGGATTCCGAACAAACAAAAAGATTTCACTGTCcagcgatgatgatgacgacgacgacgacgacgacgatgatggaCGTGCtttgtgtttattttttcTGTCTTTTAGTTTAGTTTATGTTTTGGGGCGTGTATTTGTATCTTTTGCATAACCCACAAAACACAATCCAAAAGATATTTCGCGCATGGAATACTTGACGAGTCAGACGACGGACGATGGATGGATCGACGGCGCTTCCAGAGGCCTAAAGGGGGTACGGGACAGACACAACACTAAttgtattttcttttcttttatttttatttttattgctaaatagtttatttatttgttgttttcaTTTGTGGCTTTTGTTGCTATttcgttgctgttgctttttttCTTGTATGTTGTACAACTTtcgatgttttttttttattttgtggcAGTTGCTTCACGTTTTTGTGGATTGATTTGGTTTTATGGCCAAAAGCCAAGTTCGAGATCTGCATGACCATCGCTTTAAGACAGGTACTACTGTATAAGACGTTCGACTAAAGACTTGTACTACTGCATATGACATTCGGCTAAAGACAGGTGCCACTGTATATatgtagctctctctctcgctctctctgggGCGGACACCTGTTGCCTCTaaatagagagagaggcgACGGAGTCTCCAACTAAATTGGGATTGAAAAATGTCTCCAACTAAAGGAAAAATTGCATTCACAAGGGAGCAATCCGCTAGTAAATATTTGCCATCAAAACAACACTGAAAATTAAAGAAATGTTAAGCGTTGTGGATCCACCCATGACGCTGGTGGATGACGCGTGACACCTTTTCCTTTGTTAAATATCTTTCAAAACATGAATTTAACACGAAAATATGCTAAGCACATATCCACTAAAAAAGAGTCCCCACTGTACTtggaaaaaagaaacaaaacacTGCATCTCTTGACCGGTTTCTGCATAGGATTTCCCGTCGATCAAAGTGGGGCCACAGAGCCGCATAGCCACACAGAAAATAATAGCAATTATCAAGTGCAAATTAATTTTCGGTCAATTTGAATCAGCGTGTGAATGAGTGAGTCGTGAAAAAGTATTCACCATTGGTTTTTCTGCGAATGAgcatgcgaatgcgaatgcatTCAGTGCTTAATCATCGATAAATTAGccaatgaatgaatgaaagtGCGCGAATCGAGTGCGCAGAGGAGAGGAAGTGAGAAAATAAACATCGAACAGACAAAAAAGTGACGTAGTCTGCGACCTACAGACGAGTGCGAATACAAACACTCGTAATCATTGGGCCAGGAAAGTGGAGCACCCTTCGGAATTGGAAGGGAATTATATTCGGAATACATTCGGGAGATTGCTTAAACGATCGCTGATCAATGGATGTGTACTCGTTTTGTACGCTAATTGATGGGTTGGGAAAAACAGACGACATATGTAAGTGATCTTGAAAACTGTTTATGTGGGTTGAATATGAATACAATTGTGAGTCATTCATGAGTGCCGCAGGAGGGTGTGCTTCTCAGTTTTCGATGAGAGATCATCGCAAGTTATGCGGGTGATCTGTCAATTATTAGAGAGCCTAACCGCTCTAATGAGAGATGAATCAatcagagaaagagagagggagccaTTTATATGGGATGGAAAGTAACCGAGGCGCACTGCTGCATGACGCGGAACACATAGTGTTCCCCGTTTAGCCGTTTTCTGAACTAGTATCAATATCTTTTTGAACCTTCTCAATTTcatggtttttctttttccatttttagAGCATTCTCTTGGTTGGATGGCAAAAATGTAGTTGAAATGACATTTCAATCAAGATAGTACTTTGCAAACCCACGAAACGCCAACTATTAGAACATGTGCAACAATGTATCATTCAAGAAAAGATATGTACTATCCACCATCTACTCGTACTGTCAACAGCCCGAACCAATTTCAACGTTTAATTGTTATGTTTTGACAagaccaacaacaaaaaacgacAAGAAACTCAAACAACTAGCACCGAACACATAAACAACGATTCACCTTGACTCTGGGAGCCACAACATTTGTGAGCCATTATTATGATCAATCAGAGAGCAAACAAAAGACCGCGTGCACACAACACAGACCGCACGGTGACGATCGTGTCATGCAAGAGGTGTTCTCTCTCGGGAACGAACGCAAATATAAGATATTTATTTGCTCAATGTGTCCCTAGCTGTGACATCAGAGACATTCATAAAATATAGGATAGATAGGAAGAACGGGGGAAACCAGAGGTTTTTCTTATCAAAGGCGTGATTTGGCTTTCAAGATAAGAGATATATGAATAAGAGATGTACGGTCTATGGTATATGTCTGTGAGGCGCAGGCAGCAAACAATTTCCGTAATTTGGAGAAAACTTTCAAATCAATGGAATGTTTGAACGTCCAGGTGGCAGCCTACAGGCAGCAGGCTGCTATTTTCTCCCCAAAAATATCCTCAAGTGCAAAGTTCACAGAGGTCGGTGGCATTTTTCGAATGCGGAAGTGCCGCTCGTCATGCAACAACAGAGCTACCAGTGGAAGCTGCAGACAGACGGAGCTGAGGGTTTTGCAACACCACGCACAGTCCCAGTCTGCGGCGGCTACAGTTCGCGTACGAATGAATAATGAATGTTGCCTGAGTGTTGGCTTTGAAGGTCAGCCAGTCGCCGGAGTCGACAGAGTCGCGGATTCGCTAATTTGAATACAATCGTTGGAATAAATCGTTGGTTTGGCAACAAGAATTTGCTCAAGCAAGCAGCTCCACAGACCCAGCGCGACATGGCTTTAACATTTGGCTATAAATAGAGTTAACGGTGCTCCGAACTCAATCCGAGAGCAGGGCTCCTCTCTTTGCTATTGCAATTAATGCCAAGACACAGAGTTAGTCACACACTTGTGGCTTGTGGGCCAAGGGCACAGcccgacagacagacagacaggcagaaAGAGAT
The sequence above is a segment of the Drosophila miranda strain MSH22 chromosome 4, D.miranda_PacBio2.1, whole genome shotgun sequence genome. Coding sequences within it:
- the LOC108162419 gene encoding cGMP-dependent protein kinase, isozyme 2 forms cD5/T2 isoform X2, whose amino-acid sequence is MKIKHYPGKAVDASLSLEGSSAMGAIYEANWLQAAAPLPLPHHPPGGGGGGTTTLSRQGSSAGTSFLLDGISALSKYQMTLENIRKLEQQSRDRRRIVSIKELNGYRPSALQHHQQQQLENNWVTEDQDQEEEPQKEEGPEPGPNPKQKIPEHVEEPAVNHYVLDPTERPRVPRPRQQLSVKPPSLRRSQTMAMPPSYATMRSPRKQAKAAATASNSSSSAYSTFSSAAEDVRDPAEQVVICQQPQRGMQPAPRAMQPHREPAPRLMQPPREPPPEPPIRASKNQQPLPAQRTFKEQPVPQLRAPKEQPSVPQRVAKPLSRSQTSVQRYATIRMPHHSTSFCRAAARSTDPSAVRRHSLEQALQGLQVQEEQPRPRVAEPRQISPTASSNGSSKDLNGEGFCIPRPRLIVPVHTYARRRRTGNLKEQSSAGQEEEPAKDGRVEVSREGKYLSTLSGAKVLGELAILYNCQRTATITAISECNLWAIERQCFQTIMMRTGLIRQAEYTDFLKSVPIFKDLADDTLIKISDVLEETHYQRGDYIVRQGARGDTFFIISKGKVRVTIKQQDTQEEKFIRMLGKGDFFGEKALQGDDLRTANIICDSPEGVSCLVIDRETFNQLISNLDEIKHRYDDEGAMERIKINEEFRDINLTDLRVIATLGVGGFGRVELVQTNGDASRSFALKQMKKSQIVETRQQQHIMSEKEIMGEANCQFIVKLFKTFKDKKYLYMLMESCLGGELWTILRDKGNFDDSTTRFYTACVVEAFDYLHSRNIIYRDLKPENLLLNDRGYVKLVDFGFAKKLQTGRKTWTFCGTPEYVAPEVILNRGHDISADYWSLGVLMFELLTGTPPFTGSDPMRTYNIILKGIDAIEFPRNITRNASNLIKKLCRDNPAERLGYQRGGISEIQKHKWFDGFYWWGLQNCTLEPPIMPTVKSVVDTTNFDDYPPDPEGPPADDVSGWDKDF